GCGAGTTTGGTGAGTACCTGCTGGGTTTCTGAAACCGGCATGGATTTCCAGAACAGAATGCTCTGGTCTTTGCGGTCGCTGTACAGGCTGCCCAGCAAGTAGAACACGCTCACCACAATCATCAGGCCGCTGAACAGGGCAAAGAAAACCTTGATCACCTTGTTCATGTCCGCAACGTTTTCGTCGCTGAAATTCTGCCGGGTGTCTTCGTCCTTCTCGATCACGATGATTTCTGAAGGGAAGGTGCGCACCGGACCTGTGGCATCAGAACTCTGGCCATCAAATCCAGGCACGGGCGGAACCGGCGGAACAGGCGGAACAGGCGGCAGGGCATTGCCTCGCGCAGTCTCGCGCGCCAGTTGTGCATCGAGTTTGGCGATTTCGCGATCCAGCTCGCGGGTGACCTGGTGCCGGATCATGTCTTCATCGATATCCGCCATCATGACCGACAGATCGATGTGAATGCCGTCTTCGGCCAGCTCCCGTTGTTTCTCCGCCAATTTAGCGTGTGTTTCGGCTACATGGCGTTCGATATCGATAGCGCGTTGGTCAGACTCATGGTTTTTGAGTGCGTCGCGGCTGCGCACCAGCTCCTCGCGTGCGAGGGTGAGGGCTTCAACCATGCGCACCTGATGCGCCTCCCGGTGGTCCTGGTGCGCGCCTTCTTCGGTATTGCTGAAGTTGAATTCAATATCGCTGTGGATATTGAATGCACCTGAGCTCACTGCAACAAGTGCGCCCGCCATTAACAGGCAGATGAGTAAACCCAATGCGGCCGGCAACCAGGCAAAGCTGCCTTTGTGTTCCCAGAACTCGCGTTTGAACGGTGTGATAAAGCGGTTCATTATGCTTGACCCCAACTCAGGTTCGGTTGAATTTTCGCAACGAACAAATCTGTGATGCTCGGCGTGTGCAGGCTGCCCAGTTCCGCCAGTTGCGTCCGGTCAGCGCGCTCGTACATGACCCGGAACCCTCCCAGGCGCGGGGTAATGTGTATCGGTTGCAGCGCGGCGGCCTGATCCTTCTGATTGGCTTTAATGTCCACTTCGATAAAATCGTCGGCCAGGCTTTCCATCTCGGCGTTCAATACCAGTTCGCCGTTATTGATGAACATCAGATCGGTAAGAATGGTTTCGATCTCTTCCACCTGATGAGTCGTGACCAGAATGGTTTTTTCCTCATCGAAGTAATCGTTCAGCAATGTGGTGTAAAACTGCTTCCGGTAGAGAATATCCAGGCCCAGTGTGGGCTCGTCCAGCACCAGCAGACGCGAATCGATCGCCATGATCAGCGCGAGATGCAATTGCGTGATCATGCCTTTCGACAAACTGCTGACTTTGGCGCCAAGAGGAATCTGGGTTTTCTCCAAAAAGCTGTGTGCTTTGGCGATGTTGAATCGCGGGTGCACGCCTGCCACGTAGGCGATGGCCTGAGACACTTTGATCCAGCGCGGCAGAATGGCCGTGTCGGCAATAAAGCTCACTTGTTCAAGCAAAGCCTTGCGCTGCCTGAGTGGGTCCATGCCCAGCACCTGCAGTGTGCCTTCTACCTGGGCCAGGCCCAGGATGCCTTTCAGCGCGGTGGTTTTACCGGCGCCGTTGGGACCAATTAATCCGACAATCCGGCCCGGCGCCACATCAAAACTCACGTTATTCAGCGCCACTTTGCCGCCATAGCGTTTGCTGAGGCCGCGGGCTTGAATGATGCTGTTCATTGCTGTGTCTCCAACGCCTGGTTGATGTGTTCGATCAACTCGTCCTTGGTGATGCCCAATTGCGCAATACGTTGCAATAATTGCGGTAAATCCACGGTCAGGAATTTTTCCCTTTCTGCTTTCAAGATTGTTCCTCTTGCACCTTCGATAACAAACATGCCTAGCCCCCGGCGTTTTTCTACCAGTCCCTCGTCCACCAGTTCCTGGTAGGCCTTGGACACGGTCAGGTGATTGATTTGATATTCGGCGGATACTGCCCGGACCGAGGGGATCGCGTCCCCTTCGGCGTAGGCGCCTTCCATAATCAGCCCCACCATGCGGTCTTTAAGCTGCCGGTAGATGGGTTGATCGTCATTCCACTGTGTCATAGGTGATACCTTTATGAAGTCAGGGATCAGTGAGGTGACATGCCGAGCGATTTAACGCTGCTGGCACCACTGGTATCGACCTTGATACTGGGTTGTCCGTAGTAATGCACATCCGAAGCGCCGCTGGCGTCAACTTCCAATGAATCAGTCGCCCATACTTTCGCGTCGGCCGATCCGCTTAAATCCACCTGCGCATCGCGGCTTTTCATTTTTGGCGCGGTGTAGTTGCCTGAACCGCTCACGCTCACGCGCTGGCTGTCGACTTCTCCACCGTTAATTTGCGCATCGCCGGAACCGCCCATGGTGATTTCAAACCGGCTGGTGTTCAGTTGGTCGATGCGGGTGTCACCCGAACCGGCGGAACTGACTTCAATCAGGTCGGTTGCCTTCATGCTGTTGGCCCGCAGATCACCCGAGCCGGCGCTGCTCAACTCAATCTCATCGGCCTGGATTACATCGGCGGAAAAGTCGCCCGACCCGGCACTGGACAGTGAGAATTTTTTAACAATGATGGCTTTTGCGCGTAAATCGCCGGAGCCTGCGCGATCCAATTTCAGCGCGTCACCGGTGAGGTGGGTGAGAAACTCTGTATCGACAGAGCCGGCGGAACGCAACTTGTTGAGGGTCTTAAGGGAAAGTTTGTAGTGGATATTGTTATCCATTTTGAACCAGCCCCAGCTGCTGCCATCTTTCAGTCGCAGGCGCAGCGTTGAACCGCGGGCATCGACTTCAACACGCTCCATGGCTTTGGCGCTGGCAATGATTTCCAGCGCTTCGGTGTCCCCCTGGCTGATGGACAGCAGGCCGGGGCCGGCAATTTCGACCGCGTCGATGTCGCTGATATCCACGGTCTTTTTCAGCAGTTCGTCAGCCTGAGCCAACGGAAAGAATAAAAGGCCGGCCAGCAAGCTGGCCGCAAGGTTGAGGTTGAGGAATGCTTTCATCATATGTTCCTGTGCTGTGTACTGGTTATTGTTGATGAGTGATTAATTACAGGCCGGCCATTTCGCGGGCGCTGTCAAACGCTGTGTTGGCCAGGCTGCGCGCCGCTTCGGAGACCAGTTCCGTGACCTGGGTTTCAACCCACTGGCCATCGACCATGCTGCGGAAGGTCCAGACCCGCTGGTCTTGTGCCTGGCTGAGTAAAACCGGTGCCTTCACCTGGCCCGCAAAAGTGGGCTCTGGCATTTCAACCTTGGCCAGGGCCCAGGTGGTGTCGATTTGCGGTACGGGTGCGTCGATGCTTCCTGCGTTAGCCAATCCGGCGCTGGCAGTCAGAATCAGGGCGGCGATAGTGTTGGTGGTGTTCATTGTCTTGTTCCTTGCATATTCGGTGACTGGGTGGATAAGCAAACTGCTTTCCTTGCTGACCTGGTGTTATACGTAACTATAACACTAGTATTGTATAACGCAATAAATTTGTTGATTTTTCGTACTCAATTCGTCGTGCGACGAATTTAAGTCAATAAAAACAAGGGGTTACGGTGGTTCCGGATGGGGGTGAATTCTACGGCCAAGGTCGGTGAGGTGTTATAGAGGTGTTATAGGGGTGTTATAGGGGGGTGACAGAAGGGTATTGCAGCGGGTCTTAGCCGCGGGTTTTTCATCAAACGCCGGTGTCAGGCTTTGCCGGCTTCCAGCTTTTCCAGCATTTTGATGAATTGCTTGCGCACGATGGCGCGGTTGGCGTCCAGCAGGTCGGTGCGTTGCTTGGCTTCATCTTCCATGGCCTGCAGTACGGATTGTTGGCCGGGCGTGGCCTTCTCGCCCACCAACATGTGACTCTGGTCCACAATCGACTGGATGATGGACTGTGTTTCTTCGCGCTGATAGCGGTACTGGGCTTCCATGTTGGCACTGATGGTCTGCAGCATTTCGTTAAAGTATTCGTAATTGTCGAGCCGCTTATTGATGTCTTTTTGCGCGGCGACTTTGTCGGCCAGGTTGGAGCTGAAGTTAAACAAAGCCTCAAGGTACTGTTTTTGGTTGTCGGCCAGTTTTTCACCGGCTTTGCTGAATTTGAGTATGGCCCGGGCGTTGCGCATGTGCAGGGTGACGCGTTTATCTTTACTCTGGATGGGTGATTTATGGTCAAACTCCAGCCGGTCGATCAGTAGTTTGTCTTCCTTGCTGAGCTTGCCCAACGACGCGATATCCACTTTGCTATTGCCCACCTGCAACCGGATGATGGACTGGAATCCCATTTCAGTGACCGCATGTTGCAATACGGTGATCAGGTCTTCCAGCGAGCCCGACTCAATGGCATTGGTCATGAACTCGGTGAGGAAGCCGGCATTCAGGCTGCTGTTTACCATCTGCTGCATTTGTTTTTCGAGTTGACCTTGCTCGCGCTCGGACTCAATGGTGGCGAGAAGCTTGTCGTCTTCCACGTCTTTGTAGTGCGCCTGCAACTCCTCCCGCTGTTTCTGTAATTCCTGTAAGTGGCTGTAGAGATTCTCCACTTCGTTTTCCAGCACCTGTATGCAGGTTTCCGATTCCATCAGTGCGCGCTTGAGTTTGTCCAGTTCGGAGCGTTTGGCGTCGTTACCCTCTTTATTGCCCGCCAGTTCGGATTCCAGCTGGGCGATGGTGGACTCCATAGACAAGATGGACTTGCGTTGGTCAACGATGGTCTTTTGCAGGCCGTCCAGGTTTTTGCGGCTTTGGTTACTCAGCGCGTGGCTGTCTTTGAGCAGGTCTTCAAAGGGGTTTTCGGACTTGTCCGATCCCTCGCGTGAAGCGCGGATGACACTGAGCAGGGTGCGGGTCTGTTCCTCGGTGGGGTTGGGCGAATTAAAGGCCTTGTCCACATGGGCCAGTTGTTTCTTGGCATCGTTCAGGGATTTTTGCAGAGTCGCAGACTCGTGCTCCATTTTGTACAGCATGCGCTCGTACTGGGCTACCTTCATTTCGAGGTCGCTTTGATCCTGCTCCTGCTTGAGCATGTGGGTGAGTTTTTGCGTGTGTTGTTTCTGTTGCTCCAGTTTATTGAACAGCGATAAGCCGTGCCGGCTGGCTTTGGTGGCGCTTTGGCTGCTGGTGTCCAGACCGCGATTGAATCTCAGTACATAACCCGGTTGGTCGCTCTCGGCTGTACTCAGGTTGGCGTTGCCAGCGACCCAATCGTTGTCGCCCAGCTTTTCCAGGCGATCTCGCAAGAGTTTGAGTTTTTCCTTTAGTTGGGTGTTTTCGGCGCCCGTGCGTTTGGCTTCGGTGGACAGAATACCAATGACCTTGTTGATTTCATCGCGCAAGGTCAGCCAGTACTCTTTGGAGTTTTCGGGTTGTTTGAGTGCGCGTCTTTCCGCATTCAGGTAGGCGCAACGCACGGTGGTGATCAGCGGATTCAGATCCAGCGCTTTGCCCATGTCGGTTTCCGGCAGGCCGCGAGTCGCCTTCAATTGGCTGACGATGTACGCAATCACCGAGGGGTCTGTGGGCTCAGTCGTTGTGTTACCGGAGGTTGCTGGGCTCAGCCGCTGGGTTAAGCGTTGCAGTCGTTGGCGCAGCTTGATTATCAGGTATCCGCAAAAACCGCACACGAACAGCAGCTCAGCGATAATGATAATGTACACAGTGTCCGACATCCCGTGCTCCGGGCAGTTAACTGGTTTGAGGTCTGGCGTCTATATACCTACCTAGAGCCTAGCAGGCTTTATGACTTTGGGTACTTAGCAGGCAATTCCAGTGGCCTGTTACTCTTCAACCCACTGCCAGCGCAGGGGCTGGCCAAAATCGTCATAGATAATTTGTTTGCGGGGCTTGCGCGGTGCGCGTGGGGTTGGGCCCGGGGATTTGGATTGTTTGCGGGCTTCTATGGCCTGGATGACATCTTGTACCTGCGTGCGCGGTTGTTGCTTGCGGTCAAACAGCACGCTGAGCGGTTGATGGCCACCGGGCTCGCGCCCCGATGCACCCATGGGAACGGCATTGACCTCACCACCTTGGTGGATATAGGCGTCGACCTGCGCTTCTATCTCAGCTCTGATCTGGGCTTTGGTTTTTAGCGGTTTCATGCTGGGTGACAGGGAGAATGAGTACTAAAGTAGTCGGGCAATCTGCTAGATTAGCCCAATGCCGGTGTGTCGTACAGCATGGGGCGCCGCGAGACGCTGATTTGCGGTTGCAATGGCGCCACGATTGGCAGGCCGGAAACAATAACAGGAGGGTGCAAATGACAGGTATTAATTGGGTGGCATGGGGTGCGGCCACGCTCAGTTGTTTTGTGTTGGGTGGCATCTGGTACGGCCCCTTGTTCGGTCGTGCCTGGATGGCGCTGGTGGGTATTTCGGAGCAGGCGATTCAGCAGGCCAATATGGCTAAAATCTACGGCACGACATTTGTGTTGCAGGCGGCGGCCGCGTTTATGTTAGCGCAGGCCATGGGCCCCGATGCGCATTGGCTGTTGGGATTGCACTGGGGCTTGATGGCCGGCGTCTGGGTGGCCATTGCATTCGGTGTGGGTTATCTGTTCGAGCAGCGCCCGTTTAAACTGTGGGCCATCAATGCCGGTTACAACCTGTGCAGTTTTGCCGTAATGGGAACAATTTTAGGCGCCTGGTAATCAGCCTGGCGCGGATTCAGACACTACTAAGGATGGATACGTGATCAAGTTAGCCACAACCGACAGTGAGATTCAGGGTTGCTTCCCGGTCATGGCGCAATTACGCCCGCACCTGCTGGCAAACCGCTTTCTCGCAACTGTGCGGCAAATGCAGAAAGAGGGCTACCTGTTGGCGATGCTGCAAGCCGACAGCGGCGTGGCGGCAGTGGCCGGCTTTCGGGTTGCCACCAATTTGCACCTGGGGCGCTATCTTTATGTGGATGATCTGGTCACAGACCAGACCAGGCGCTCGCAAGGCTACGGCGAGGAAATACTTGCCTGGCTGGAAGCCTATGCCCGCGTTCAGGGCTGTGCCTATCTGCACCTCGACAGTGGCACCCAGCGGGCGCAGGCCCATAAATTCTATTTTGCCCAGGGCATGACCATCAGCAGCTACCATTTCCTGAAGCCATTGGTACAACAACCCGATTGATGGCATTTGCACCAACGGCGAGTTGCCCCATCCCGCCGCTATTGGGATAATGCCGCCTTTTGCCCGGGGCATACTTTCTGATGAATTTTACTTGGCGACATTGCCTGCATTCGCCGCTTGCCACGCCGGTTATTCTGGCGTTGTTTGCGGTGGTTCATCTTTTGGTGGCGCCCTTGTCCGGTCTGGGTGTGGACGAGGCCCATTATGCGCTGTATGGGCGCTTCCCGGATTGGAGTTATTTTGATCATCCGCCCATGGTGGGCTGGATTCATTGGCTGTTCCTGCATGGCGGCGACTCCGCTTTTTGGGTCCGGCTGCCGGCACTGGTCCTGTGGCTGTGTATCTTCTGGCAACTGAAGTACCTCACTCAGGCGCTGTATCACTCGGTTGCCACCGCCAATCTGGCCGTGTTGCTGGCCGCCAGCGCGCCCCTGGTGCAGGTGCTCGGCTTCGGTCTGGTGCCGGATACGCCACTCATTTTGTGCGCGTTGCTGTTGGCGCGGCTGGTGCTGGCCATCGACCAGAGCAATGGTGCACGACTTACGCACTGGTTGCTGTTGGGCGTTTTGCTGGGCCTTGCCGGTCTCAGTAAATACACTGCGGTATTTTCGGCGCTGGCATTGTTGTGGGTCTTGTCCAGCTACCGGCGGTTTGCCTGGCTGGCGAGTCCCGGGCCCTGGTTGGCGGTGGTCGTTGCCGCGGTTGTGGTTGCGCCGGTATTTTGGTGGAACTGGACGCACGATTGGGTGTCTTTTGAATACCAGTTCAATCACGGTGCCAAAGGCGAGTGGCAGGGCGCCAAGAGTCTGCGCTATGCCGTCATCTTACTGTTGTCCTATGGACCCCTGTGGGTATTTGCCGCGTTAGCGGGTGCCCGCACCTTGCCTGCAACCGGCGCCATCGCGGCCAGTTTTTTACGGGTGTCGGCATTGCTGTTGCTGATCACTGCGCTGTGGTCTGCTGGCAATGGCGAGGATCTGCCCCATTGGACAGCCATGGCCTGGGTCCTGTTGGCGCCATTTGCCGCTGCCCGGTTACGGTCTGTGTCAGCGGCTGGCGCAAAGCTGCTGGTGGGATTGGGTGCGGTCTACCTGGTGCTGGTCAACGGCGTACTGTGGTTGTTGCTGATTGCGCCGCCACTGGCGTCGGAACCAAAACTGGCGCCTGCAGTGCGGGATTTGCACGGCTGGGAGCCTGCGGCGCAGCGCCTGCTGGATTTGCGCGACAGTCGGGCGCCGGGTGCCCAGCTGTGGGTACGGAATTGGACGGAAGGCAGCCGGATGGCCTGGTACACCCAAATGCCCGTGCGGGTTTTGTCGGACAAAACCAGTCAGTTCTCGCTCTGGTGGGGCGAGCCTGTGGCGCCAGCGATTCTGGTGCGCGCGGAAAAACGCATGCCGCGGGATACCACCCTGAAAATACCGGAGCACCTCGATTGCAGGCTGATCGATACGCTGGATTTTAAAATGCAGGCGGTGACGGTGAATGTTTATCTTTATTACTTGTGTGCCACAGCACCCGCCAATGAGGAATTGAACCCATGACGGCCATGCTCCAAGCCCAGCCCAACCCGGGCAACTTGTTCGGGCTTTTGTCTGCGCCCAGTGTGCCCGAGCACCGGCCAGGGTTGGAAAACTGCCTGTTGGCGCTGGCAGTGGTGGCCATGGCAGCCGGCTTTGCGCTGTTCAGCGTAGAGAGCTGGAATCAGGCATTGTTTCTGTCTATCAATCAGGCCTTCAGCGGGTTGACCCCTGATCAGCGCGCGCTGCTCACGGTGCTGGGCGATGGCTCGGTGGCTGCCTGTCTCGCCATCGGGGTGTTTATCCGCAACCCGCGCGCATTGGCGTACATTTTCCTGGCGGCCGTATTGGCCGGCATTCTGATTCAGGTGCCCAAACACTGGTTTGATGCTGCCCGGCCGCCGGCGGTTTTGGATATGGCGCTGTTTGATGTGGTGGGCAAGGCATACAAATCCAACAGTTTTCCTTCCGGCCACAGTGGCACCGCCTGGTTAGCGGCGGCGTTGGTGGCGCTGTCTATTCGTCAGCGTCTGGTGACGCTGGGCGTGTTGGGTCTGGGGGCGCTGGGCGCGTTGTCGCGCATTATGGTGGGCGTGCACTGGCCTGCCGATGTGATGGCCGGCAGCAGCATTGGTATTTTCGTGGCGGTGTTCATTTATCGCCAGTTTGCCGGTCGGCCGGTGGAAATTGCCCGCTGGGGGCAATGGCTGCTGGCGGTATTGCTATTGTTGGTGAGCGTGAACGGATTTCTGCACAACACCGGCTACGAACAGTACCAGGGGGTGACGGCGTTTCGTTGGATTGCGTCCGGTCTGGCGGCCGGCGCAGCATTGTTTCTGTTTGCGCAATTGCTTTGGCCTGTGGCGGAATGGGTGGCGCAGCGGTTGTTCAAGGAATCTGCCAGTCGCGCGCTGTCGCGGGTATTCAAATTTGGCATGGTGGGTGGCAGCGGCTTTGTGGTGGATATGACGCTTTACGCCTTGTTTTACAGCTGGCTTGGCATGAACTTACTGGTGGCGCGCTCCATCGCCTATTGGCTGACCTCGAGCTGGAACTGGTACCTGAACCGGGTGTTTACCTTCAAGGATGCGGATAACGATCGCAAACGCGTGCAGTGGGCCAAGTACCTGCTGATGTGTCTGATCAGCTTTGTCCCCAGTATGGGCACATTCTACGGGCTGACGACCAGCGTGCCATTTTTCGCCGAACACAGCCAGTTGGCGCTTATTCTAGGGGTTATTGCGGGCGCGCTGTTTAATTATGTGGTTGCCGGTTTTTTGATTTTTAAAGTTTACGGCAAAGATTAATTTGCTGATCAACACAAGAGAGCGTAACAAATGAAAGTGGATACCATGCGCAAGATTGACCGCTATGCGGGCATTCCATTGTGCTTTGTGTTGTCGGTGTGGTTTAGTCTGTGGCAGCTGATATTTCGCCCGGCCAAAAAAGCGGCGAAAAATGTCCTGTTTCTTGAGCTGTCCGAAATGGGCAGTGCCATTATTGCAGACCCGGCATTGCGCTACGTGAAAGAGCAGCCAGGCGCCCAGGTGTTTTTTGCTATCTTCAAGAAAAACGTGGGCAGCTTGCATCTGTTGAATACCATTCCGGAAAAAAATCTGTTCACCTTCCGTGAGGACAATTTATTCACGCTGGTGTGGGATACGCTGCGCTTCATGGTGTGGTGCCGTCGCAACGACATCGATACCGTGATTGATATGGAGATGTTTTCCCGTGTGTCGGCCTTGCTGTCGCGGGTGACCGGCGCAGTCAATCTGATTGGTTTTGTGGCCTATCACAGCGAAGGCTTGTACCGGGGTAATTTTCTCACCCGGCCGGTGGTTTACAACGCGCATCAGCATATCGCCAAAAATTTCATGGCCCTGTCGCACACCGCGATGATGCAGGAAGAGCAGTTACCTTTCTGCAAGTCGCTGATTCGCGACGAGGATATTGTGCTGGCCCAGGCACCACGGGATGAACAGGCCATCGCGCGCATCCACGCGACCTTGCAGTCGCTGAGCCCGGATTATCAACCGGGCCAGCGCGTGGTGCTGATCAACCCGAACGCCAGCGACCTGTTGCCACAACGCCGCTGGCCGGCCGAGCATTTCCAGGCAGTGATCGAAAACCTGCTGGCACGCTACGACGACATATTGATCGTCATTACCGGCGCGCCGGGTGAATTTGCCGGTGCAGAAGCATTGAAGAACGCGGTGGATCATCCGCGCTGTGTAAACAGTGCCGGCAAGTTTGCCTTCAAAGAATTGGTGCCGCTGTATTTTGTGGCCGACATGATGCTCACCAACGATTCCGGCCCCGGGCATTTCTCGGCGGTGACGCCACTGCGTACCTTTGTCATTTTCGGACCGGAAACGCCGGCGCTCTACAGTTCACTGGGTAATTCCACGGCGCTTTACCTGGGGCTGGCGTGTTCTCCCTGCGTCAGTGCCGCCAATCACCGCAAGACCGATTGTGTTGATAATCGCTGCGTGAAAGATTTGTTGCCGGCGCAGGCGCTGGCAGCGATTCATCCCCATCTCGATCGGATAGCGGCTCAATAAGGAGTACTTCCATGCGCTTTCTTCACACCATGTTACGCGTTGGCGACCTGCAGGCATCCATCCGTTTCTATACCGACGTCATGGGAATGCGTTTGCTGCGCCAGAAAGATTACCCGGACGGCAAATTCACGCTGGCATTTCTGGGCTACGGCGAAGAAAGCGACACCACGGTGCTGGAGTTGACCCACAATTGGGATACGGCCAGCTATGAATTGGGTAACGGTTTCGGCCACCTCGCTATCGCCGTCGATGATGTCTACGCGGCCTGTGAAAAAATCCGCGCCGCCGGTGGCAAAATCGTGCGCGAGCCGGGCCCCATGAAACACGGTACGACCATTCTGGCCTTTGTTGAGGACCCGGATGGGTACAAGCTCGAACTGCTGTCGGAAAAGTAAGTCGATTGTGTGATGCAAGCCGGTTGGGAACCAACCGGCTTTTTTTATGTCTGAGCTATGACGTTGTTGTGTCATCTGCGCGATTGCGGATTGAACACAACCCACACTGAATCGGCCAAGGGGGATCACCCGTTGACATGTTTTGATGCTGGCACCCTGCGCGATTGGCGCTCCG
This region of Simiduia agarivorans SA1 = DSM 21679 genomic DNA includes:
- a CDS encoding ABC transporter ATP-binding protein → MNSIIQARGLSKRYGGKVALNNVSFDVAPGRIVGLIGPNGAGKTTALKGILGLAQVEGTLQVLGMDPLRQRKALLEQVSFIADTAILPRWIKVSQAIAYVAGVHPRFNIAKAHSFLEKTQIPLGAKVSSLSKGMITQLHLALIMAIDSRLLVLDEPTLGLDILYRKQFYTTLLNDYFDEEKTILVTTHQVEEIETILTDLMFINNGELVLNAEMESLADDFIEVDIKANQKDQAAALQPIHITPRLGGFRVMYERADRTQLAELGSLHTPSITDLFVAKIQPNLSWGQA
- a CDS encoding GntR family transcriptional regulator, which codes for MTQWNDDQPIYRQLKDRMVGLIMEGAYAEGDAIPSVRAVSAEYQINHLTVSKAYQELVDEGLVEKRRGLGMFVIEGARGTILKAEREKFLTVDLPQLLQRIAQLGITKDELIEHINQALETQQ
- a CDS encoding GIN domain-containing protein, whose protein sequence is MKAFLNLNLAASLLAGLLFFPLAQADELLKKTVDISDIDAVEIAGPGLLSISQGDTEALEIIASAKAMERVEVDARGSTLRLRLKDGSSWGWFKMDNNIHYKLSLKTLNKLRSAGSVDTEFLTHLTGDALKLDRAGSGDLRAKAIIVKKFSLSSAGSGDFSADVIQADEIELSSAGSGDLRANSMKATDLIEVSSAGSGDTRIDQLNTSRFEITMGGSGDAQINGGEVDSQRVSVSGSGNYTAPKMKSRDAQVDLSGSADAKVWATDSLEVDASGASDVHYYGQPSIKVDTSGASSVKSLGMSPH
- a CDS encoding DUF1761 domain-containing protein, yielding MTGINWVAWGAATLSCFVLGGIWYGPLFGRAWMALVGISEQAIQQANMAKIYGTTFVLQAAAAFMLAQAMGPDAHWLLGLHWGLMAGVWVAIAFGVGYLFEQRPFKLWAINAGYNLCSFAVMGTILGAW
- a CDS encoding GNAT family N-acetyltransferase, translated to MIKLATTDSEIQGCFPVMAQLRPHLLANRFLATVRQMQKEGYLLAMLQADSGVAAVAGFRVATNLHLGRYLYVDDLVTDQTRRSQGYGEEILAWLEAYARVQGCAYLHLDSGTQRAQAHKFYFAQGMTISSYHFLKPLVQQPD
- a CDS encoding ArnT family glycosyltransferase, which produces MNFTWRHCLHSPLATPVILALFAVVHLLVAPLSGLGVDEAHYALYGRFPDWSYFDHPPMVGWIHWLFLHGGDSAFWVRLPALVLWLCIFWQLKYLTQALYHSVATANLAVLLAASAPLVQVLGFGLVPDTPLILCALLLARLVLAIDQSNGARLTHWLLLGVLLGLAGLSKYTAVFSALALLWVLSSYRRFAWLASPGPWLAVVVAAVVVAPVFWWNWTHDWVSFEYQFNHGAKGEWQGAKSLRYAVILLLSYGPLWVFAALAGARTLPATGAIAASFLRVSALLLLITALWSAGNGEDLPHWTAMAWVLLAPFAAARLRSVSAAGAKLLVGLGAVYLVLVNGVLWLLLIAPPLASEPKLAPAVRDLHGWEPAAQRLLDLRDSRAPGAQLWVRNWTEGSRMAWYTQMPVRVLSDKTSQFSLWWGEPVAPAILVRAEKRMPRDTTLKIPEHLDCRLIDTLDFKMQAVTVNVYLYYLCATAPANEELNP
- a CDS encoding phosphatase PAP2 family protein, with product MTAMLQAQPNPGNLFGLLSAPSVPEHRPGLENCLLALAVVAMAAGFALFSVESWNQALFLSINQAFSGLTPDQRALLTVLGDGSVAACLAIGVFIRNPRALAYIFLAAVLAGILIQVPKHWFDAARPPAVLDMALFDVVGKAYKSNSFPSGHSGTAWLAAALVALSIRQRLVTLGVLGLGALGALSRIMVGVHWPADVMAGSSIGIFVAVFIYRQFAGRPVEIARWGQWLLAVLLLLVSVNGFLHNTGYEQYQGVTAFRWIASGLAAGAALFLFAQLLWPVAEWVAQRLFKESASRALSRVFKFGMVGGSGFVVDMTLYALFYSWLGMNLLVARSIAYWLTSSWNWYLNRVFTFKDADNDRKRVQWAKYLLMCLISFVPSMGTFYGLTTSVPFFAEHSQLALILGVIAGALFNYVVAGFLIFKVYGKD
- a CDS encoding glycosyltransferase family 9 protein, producing the protein MKVDTMRKIDRYAGIPLCFVLSVWFSLWQLIFRPAKKAAKNVLFLELSEMGSAIIADPALRYVKEQPGAQVFFAIFKKNVGSLHLLNTIPEKNLFTFREDNLFTLVWDTLRFMVWCRRNDIDTVIDMEMFSRVSALLSRVTGAVNLIGFVAYHSEGLYRGNFLTRPVVYNAHQHIAKNFMALSHTAMMQEEQLPFCKSLIRDEDIVLAQAPRDEQAIARIHATLQSLSPDYQPGQRVVLINPNASDLLPQRRWPAEHFQAVIENLLARYDDILIVITGAPGEFAGAEALKNAVDHPRCVNSAGKFAFKELVPLYFVADMMLTNDSGPGHFSAVTPLRTFVIFGPETPALYSSLGNSTALYLGLACSPCVSAANHRKTDCVDNRCVKDLLPAQALAAIHPHLDRIAAQ
- the gloA gene encoding lactoylglutathione lyase translates to MRFLHTMLRVGDLQASIRFYTDVMGMRLLRQKDYPDGKFTLAFLGYGEESDTTVLELTHNWDTASYELGNGFGHLAIAVDDVYAACEKIRAAGGKIVREPGPMKHGTTILAFVEDPDGYKLELLSEK